The following are from one region of the Alkalimarinus sediminis genome:
- the rpsB gene encoding 30S ribosomal protein S2 — protein MAAVSMRDLLKAGVHFGHQTRYWNPKMGKYIFGARNKIHIINLEHTVPAFNQSLNIIKNLAENKNKVLMVGTKRAASKIVKEEAIRAGMPYVNHRWLGGMLTNYKTIRQSIRRYRDLATQSQDGTFEKITKKEALMLTREMDKLERSIGGIKDMGGLPDALFVIDVDHERIAIKEANKLGIPVIGIVDTNSDPDGVDYIIPGNDDAIRAIQVYAKAVADACLEGTVGSANSDEFVEVSEEASEQPAAE, from the coding sequence ATGGCTGCAGTTTCTATGCGCGACCTGCTTAAAGCAGGTGTACACTTTGGACACCAAACTCGTTACTGGAACCCAAAAATGGGTAAGTACATTTTTGGTGCTCGTAACAAAATTCATATAATTAACCTTGAGCATACTGTTCCTGCGTTTAACCAGTCTCTTAATATTATTAAGAACTTGGCAGAGAACAAAAACAAGGTTCTTATGGTTGGCACTAAGCGTGCTGCAAGCAAGATAGTTAAAGAAGAAGCTATCCGTGCAGGTATGCCTTACGTAAACCACCGCTGGTTAGGTGGTATGCTGACAAACTACAAGACTATTCGTCAGTCTATCCGTCGTTATAGAGATCTTGCTACTCAAAGCCAAGATGGTACTTTTGAGAAGATCACTAAGAAAGAAGCATTAATGCTTACTCGCGAGATGGATAAGCTTGAGCGTAGTATTGGTGGTATTAAAGATATGGGTGGTCTACCTGATGCATTGTTCGTAATCGATGTTGACCACGAGCGTATCGCTATTAAAGAAGCTAACAAGCTAGGTATCCCGGTTATCGGTATCGTTGATACTAACAGTGATCCAGATGGCGTTGATTACATCATTCCAGGTAATGATGATGCGATTCGCGCAATTCAGGTTTATGCAAAAGCGGTTGCAGATGCATGTCTTGAAGGTACTGTTGGTAGCGCAAACTCTGATGAGTTTGTAGAAGTCAGCGAAGAAGCTAGCGAGCAACCAGCAGCAGAATAA
- the map gene encoding type I methionyl aminopeptidase, with protein MKVTIKTPEEIEKMRVAGRLAAEVLEMIEPYVKAGVSTGELNDICHKYITEVQNAIPAPLNYRGFPKSICTSVNQVICHGIPSDKKILKNGDIINIDITVIKDEYHGDTSKMFFIGKPTSAAERLARITQECMYKGIELVKPGARLGDIGHVIQQHAESNYYSVVREYCGHGIGKVFHEEPQVMHYGTPGTGLTLKEGMIFTIEPMINQGKRHCKLLPDEWTVVTKDRKLSAQWEHTVLVTADGFEILTLREEERAHFS; from the coding sequence ATGAAAGTAACCATAAAAACGCCTGAAGAAATTGAAAAAATGCGTGTGGCTGGCCGTCTGGCTGCCGAAGTACTTGAGATGATCGAGCCCTATGTAAAAGCAGGCGTGTCTACAGGCGAGTTAAATGACATCTGCCATAAATATATCACTGAAGTTCAAAATGCGATCCCTGCTCCACTCAACTATCGAGGGTTCCCTAAGTCTATTTGTACATCAGTTAACCAGGTTATTTGTCACGGAATACCGAGCGATAAAAAAATATTGAAAAACGGCGACATCATTAATATCGACATCACCGTCATTAAAGATGAGTATCATGGCGATACTAGCAAAATGTTTTTTATTGGCAAGCCAACCAGTGCAGCAGAGCGCCTGGCAAGGATTACTCAAGAGTGTATGTATAAAGGAATTGAGCTAGTTAAGCCTGGTGCAAGGTTAGGAGATATTGGCCACGTTATTCAACAACACGCCGAATCTAATTACTACTCAGTGGTCCGAGAATATTGCGGTCATGGCATCGGTAAGGTGTTTCATGAAGAGCCTCAAGTGATGCACTACGGCACTCCTGGTACTGGTTTAACTTTAAAAGAAGGCATGATCTTCACGATAGAGCCAATGATTAACCAAGGAAAACGCCACTGCAAACTGCTCCCTGACGAGTGGACCGTGGTCACCAAAGACAGAAAGTTATCGGCTCAATGGGAGCATACTGTACTGGTAACAGCGGATGGCTTCGAGATACTCACGTTAAGAGAAGAAGAGCGTGCACATTTTTCTTAA
- a CDS encoding [protein-PII] uridylyltransferase, producing the protein MIDNSPIIEALSEHDELSLDNLKSTIEQAPAPAIAARDALKKASELLDGFFMGNRDIKQLVEARAWFVDQVLKILWEQFNWKGKDNISLIAVGGYGRGELHPYSDIDILILIQSDISPEYEDAISQFVTLLWDLRLDIGHSVRTIEECIESAADDITIATNLLETRTIAGNDILRELLSSRAYSDDVCSDRAYFLAKKEEQRQRHEKYSDTEYNLEPNLKSSPGTLRDIQTIGWITKRHFGLSCTSELTRYEFLTDEEYQNLVDGERFLWKMRYGLQIVAKRNENRLLFDHQRKLTSMLGFEDTEKKLGVEIMMQQYYRVVLGLAELTDVILQHFDEAILRGSEKEVVVPLNKRFQIKNQYIEAVNNQIFAYAPYAIIEIFLLMAQNPHIKGIRATTIRALRAHKHLIDNNFRKNIAVTSLFMELMRTPHDFHRTLSSMKRYNVLGRYLPEFGKIIGQMQHDLFHAYTVDAHTLRVIRNMVNLREHSARAKYPLASRLIYRLPKLELLYIAGLYHDIAKGRGGNHSDLGAVDAEQFCVRHHLSKRDTQLVCWLVENHLLMSMTAQKKDIQDPDIIHSFAVEVPSQVHLDYLYVLTVTDIDATNPILWNTWRASLLRQLYLEARRALRRGIENPVDKDEWISATQAEVQDILYDQGFSSSKIEAIWNTLEDDYFLQDSTIEMAWQISSIIQHGENSEPLILIKDVEDHQGEGYTQIMIYLPDGEGLFAATTAVLEQLNLNIVSARINSGRGPCSLSTFVVLDENNQSLARDPERKAKVHHRLIDELDDADDYPEIIQRRTPRQLKHFSFPTEVTFSNDMINQRTVMEVITPDRPGLLARIGCILVDNKVALVNAKIATLGERVEDVFFITQEDGHPISDPKLCEQLQKSICDQLDEHVQAS; encoded by the coding sequence ATGATAGATAATAGCCCTATTATTGAGGCGCTCAGCGAACACGACGAACTATCACTGGATAATTTAAAGTCCACGATAGAACAAGCACCTGCTCCTGCAATCGCAGCTCGAGATGCACTTAAAAAAGCCTCAGAACTACTTGATGGCTTTTTTATGGGCAACCGGGATATTAAACAATTGGTAGAAGCTCGCGCTTGGTTTGTTGATCAAGTTCTCAAAATTCTCTGGGAGCAGTTCAACTGGAAAGGCAAAGATAATATAAGCTTAATTGCAGTCGGTGGCTATGGTCGAGGCGAGCTTCACCCCTACTCTGATATCGATATATTAATTCTAATTCAGAGTGATATAAGCCCTGAGTATGAAGACGCCATTAGTCAATTCGTAACACTACTTTGGGATTTAAGATTAGATATTGGTCACAGCGTTAGAACCATCGAAGAGTGTATTGAATCAGCCGCCGACGATATCACCATCGCCACCAATCTATTAGAAACCCGAACCATTGCGGGGAACGACATTCTACGAGAGCTATTAAGCTCCCGAGCTTACTCAGACGATGTTTGCTCCGATCGTGCTTATTTTCTAGCTAAAAAAGAAGAGCAGCGCCAACGACACGAAAAGTATAGCGACACTGAATATAACCTAGAGCCCAACTTAAAGTCTTCTCCCGGTACACTCCGAGATATTCAAACAATCGGTTGGATTACCAAACGTCACTTTGGGTTAAGTTGTACGTCTGAGTTAACCAGATATGAATTTTTAACGGATGAAGAGTATCAAAACCTGGTAGATGGCGAGCGTTTTTTGTGGAAGATGCGCTATGGCCTGCAAATTGTCGCTAAAAGGAACGAGAATAGACTGCTATTTGATCATCAACGCAAGCTCACTAGCATGCTCGGATTCGAAGACACCGAGAAGAAGTTAGGTGTTGAAATCATGATGCAGCAATATTACCGAGTGGTATTAGGGCTAGCTGAGCTGACAGATGTCATCCTGCAACATTTTGATGAAGCGATTCTTCGGGGCAGTGAAAAAGAAGTCGTAGTCCCCTTAAACAAACGTTTTCAGATCAAAAACCAGTATATCGAAGCGGTTAACAACCAGATTTTTGCCTATGCCCCATACGCGATTATCGAAATTTTTCTACTAATGGCTCAAAACCCACACATAAAGGGTATCAGAGCGACGACCATTCGAGCACTAAGGGCCCATAAGCACCTTATTGATAATAATTTCAGAAAAAATATTGCAGTCACGTCATTGTTTATGGAATTAATGAGAACCCCTCATGACTTCCATAGAACACTATCCAGTATGAAACGCTACAACGTGCTTGGGCGCTATCTGCCAGAATTTGGCAAAATCATCGGCCAGATGCAGCATGATCTATTCCACGCCTATACTGTTGATGCCCACACGCTGCGAGTTATCCGGAACATGGTAAACCTCAGAGAGCATTCGGCACGCGCTAAATATCCGCTTGCGTCTCGCCTAATCTATCGCTTACCAAAACTCGAACTGCTTTATATCGCAGGCTTATATCATGACATCGCTAAGGGACGAGGTGGAAACCACTCCGACTTGGGGGCGGTAGATGCAGAACAGTTCTGTGTTAGACACCACCTAAGCAAACGAGACACTCAATTGGTTTGCTGGTTAGTTGAAAACCACCTGTTAATGTCGATGACAGCGCAGAAGAAAGACATTCAGGACCCAGATATTATTCACAGCTTCGCGGTTGAAGTACCCAGCCAAGTTCACCTAGATTACCTCTATGTACTTACCGTAACAGATATAGATGCTACCAACCCCATACTCTGGAACACGTGGAGAGCATCACTATTACGACAGCTTTATCTCGAAGCTAGACGTGCTTTACGCCGGGGTATTGAAAACCCGGTAGACAAAGATGAATGGATATCTGCTACCCAAGCAGAGGTTCAGGACATCCTGTATGATCAAGGTTTTAGCAGCAGTAAAATAGAGGCGATTTGGAACACGCTTGAAGACGACTACTTCCTACAAGACTCCACTATAGAGATGGCGTGGCAGATTTCCTCAATCATACAGCACGGTGAAAACAGCGAGCCGTTAATACTGATTAAAGACGTAGAAGATCATCAAGGGGAAGGTTACACCCAAATTATGATCTACCTACCAGACGGTGAAGGCCTCTTTGCCGCCACTACTGCCGTCTTAGAACAGCTAAACCTTAACATCGTTAGCGCAAGAATCAATTCAGGTAGAGGTCCATGCAGCCTTAGCACCTTTGTTGTGCTCGACGAAAATAATCAATCCCTAGCGCGGGACCCAGAGCGAAAAGCAAAAGTGCATCACCGATTGATAGATGAACTAGATGACGCTGACGACTACCCTGAGATCATCCAGCGCCGAACCCCTCGGCAGTTAAAGCACTTCTCATTTCCTACTGAAGTAACCTTCAGCAATGACATGATTAATCAACGTACTGTCATGGAAGTAATCACTCCTGACCGCCCAGGCCTTCTTGCCCGTATCGGGTGCATTCTTGTAGATAACAAAGTGGCTCTGGTAAACGCCAAGATTGCCACCCTGGGTGAGCGTGTAGAAGACGTATTTTTCATAACCCAAGAAGATGGACACCCCATTAGCGACCCCAAATTGTGTGAGCAGCTACAAAAAAGTATCTGCGACCAATTAGATGAGCATGTTCAAGCAAGTTAG
- the dapC gene encoding succinyldiaminopimelate transaminase has translation MNSDLNKLQPYPFEKLNQLKSEVTPCSDYSPIALSIGEPKHDSPSFVLEELTKQLGKLAVYPSTKGIPELRQSICNWLTKRFKLAPASLDPEQHVLPVNGTREAIFSLTQAVINRSSKEGEALPLVVSPNPFYQIYEGAAFLAGAEPHFLPCLEDNHYTPDFDAVAPEVWQRCQLLFLCSPGNPTGAVIPSETLKKLILLADQYDFIIASDECYSEIYCDESCPPIGLLQACAEMNRHNYERCVVFHSLSKRSNLPGLRSGFVAGDARIMEQFLRYRTYHGCAMPIQHQLASIAAWDDESHVVENRSFYREKFSTVIPILNEVMTAEQTDASFYLWLKTPIRDDLFAQQLFQEKHVTVLPGRYLSRTVDGVNPGENRVRLALVAPLKECIDAAERIRDFAKSLEK, from the coding sequence ATGAATTCAGATTTAAACAAACTACAACCCTACCCGTTTGAGAAACTCAATCAGCTCAAAAGTGAAGTTACCCCATGCTCTGACTACTCACCTATAGCTCTATCTATTGGTGAACCCAAACATGACTCACCCAGCTTTGTTCTGGAAGAGCTCACTAAACAGCTCGGTAAGCTCGCGGTATACCCGTCCACCAAAGGCATTCCAGAGTTACGACAGAGCATTTGCAACTGGTTAACCAAACGTTTTAAGTTGGCACCTGCTTCACTCGACCCTGAGCAACATGTGTTGCCCGTTAATGGTACCAGAGAAGCAATATTCTCGTTGACGCAAGCAGTCATAAACCGAAGTTCAAAAGAAGGCGAAGCACTTCCTTTGGTGGTAAGTCCAAACCCCTTTTACCAGATCTACGAAGGCGCGGCATTCTTAGCCGGTGCAGAGCCACATTTTTTGCCTTGTTTAGAAGATAATCATTACACTCCAGACTTTGATGCGGTTGCGCCCGAGGTGTGGCAACGTTGCCAACTGCTATTTTTATGCAGCCCAGGCAACCCAACCGGTGCAGTTATACCTTCTGAAACACTGAAAAAATTAATTCTACTGGCTGACCAGTATGATTTTATTATCGCGTCAGACGAGTGCTACTCAGAAATATACTGTGATGAGTCTTGCCCCCCTATAGGCCTATTGCAGGCATGCGCTGAGATGAACCGACACAACTATGAGCGCTGTGTGGTATTCCATAGTTTATCTAAACGCTCAAACCTACCTGGCCTTCGCTCTGGTTTTGTTGCCGGTGATGCTCGCATAATGGAGCAGTTTCTGCGTTATCGAACTTACCACGGCTGTGCGATGCCCATACAACACCAGTTGGCCAGCATAGCGGCGTGGGATGACGAAAGCCATGTGGTAGAGAACCGCTCATTCTATCGAGAGAAATTCTCGACAGTCATCCCTATACTCAATGAAGTAATGACAGCCGAGCAAACCGACGCCAGCTTTTACTTGTGGCTAAAAACCCCTATTCGAGACGACCTGTTTGCACAACAGCTGTTTCAAGAGAAACATGTCACGGTTTTACCAGGGCGATATCTATCCAGAACCGTTGACGGCGTAAATCCGGGAGAGAACCGGGTCAGACTCGCATTAGTCGCACCTTTAAAAGAGTGTATCGATGCAGCAGAAAGAATTCGTGACTTTGCCAAAAGCTTAGAAAAGTAA
- a CDS encoding ArsC family reductase yields the protein MTVTIMYGIKNCDTIKKARKWLEAEAIDYRFHDYKKEGTDEALFKEWLSSLGWEAVINRRGTTWRKLPEDQRANMDNASALTAMLENPSIIKRPLLEHNGKKILGFKADEYENIFK from the coding sequence ATGACTGTGACTATTATGTACGGTATTAAAAATTGCGATACCATAAAAAAGGCTCGCAAGTGGTTGGAAGCAGAAGCCATTGATTATCGCTTTCATGACTACAAAAAAGAGGGCACCGATGAGGCGCTGTTTAAAGAGTGGTTATCATCACTCGGTTGGGAAGCCGTCATTAATCGCAGAGGCACCACTTGGCGAAAACTGCCCGAAGATCAGCGAGCGAACATGGATAACGCCTCTGCCCTAACAGCCATGCTTGAAAACCCCTCTATTATCAAGCGGCCATTACTTGAACATAATGGCAAGAAGATATTAGGGTTTAAAGCAGACGAGTACGAGAACATATTCAAGTAA
- the dapD gene encoding 2,3,4,5-tetrahydropyridine-2,6-dicarboxylate N-succinyltransferase, producing MSLAFAIGVGTKNQKSEWLEVFYAQPIHQPSDSLLSAAKEALGYEGGNQAIEASSDTLEALATALNNNGESEQAAIASAAKASNSPVVVTILEEDLQSATTPEVYLKLHLLSHRLVKPHGINLNGMFGLLPNVAWTNKGAIDLTELNAKQLEARLNGELLAVKSVDKFPPMTDYVVPSGVRIAATSRVRLGAYIGEGTTIMHEGFVNFNAGTEGTSMIEGRISAGVMIGEGSDLGGGCSTMGTLSGGGNMVISVGANCLLGANAGIGIPLGDRCTVEAGLYITAGTKVMMLDDQNNAVETVKARDLAGKSDLLFRRNSVNGQVECKTNKTAIELNEELHANN from the coding sequence ATGAGTTTAGCGTTTGCAATCGGTGTAGGAACTAAAAATCAGAAAAGTGAATGGTTAGAAGTATTCTACGCTCAGCCCATTCACCAGCCATCTGACTCGTTGTTATCAGCTGCCAAAGAAGCTCTAGGTTACGAGGGTGGCAACCAGGCGATTGAAGCGTCTAGCGATACTTTAGAGGCATTAGCAACTGCATTAAACAACAATGGTGAATCTGAGCAAGCGGCTATCGCCAGCGCAGCAAAAGCTAGCAACAGTCCTGTTGTTGTTACCATTCTAGAAGAGGATCTTCAGTCAGCAACCACACCAGAAGTTTACTTAAAGCTTCACTTACTTTCACACCGTTTAGTTAAGCCTCACGGTATTAACCTAAATGGCATGTTTGGCTTGCTACCGAACGTAGCTTGGACCAACAAAGGCGCGATTGACTTAACTGAGCTAAATGCAAAGCAGCTTGAAGCGCGTCTAAATGGCGAATTATTAGCGGTTAAATCAGTTGATAAATTCCCACCAATGACAGATTACGTTGTGCCATCAGGTGTTCGTATCGCTGCTACTTCACGAGTTCGATTAGGAGCCTACATCGGCGAGGGAACTACTATCATGCATGAGGGTTTTGTTAACTTTAATGCGGGTACTGAAGGCACCTCTATGATTGAAGGCCGCATTTCAGCTGGAGTTATGATCGGCGAAGGCTCAGATTTAGGCGGTGGCTGCTCAACAATGGGTACCCTTTCTGGTGGTGGAAACATGGTTATCTCTGTGGGTGCAAACTGCTTATTAGGCGCAAACGCCGGCATTGGTATTCCATTGGGTGATCGTTGTACTGTTGAGGCGGGTCTTTACATCACTGCAGGTACTAAGGTCATGATGCTAGATGATCAGAACAATGCAGTAGAAACTGTTAAGGCGCGTGACTTGGCAGGTAAATCAGATCTACTATTCCGTCGTAACTCGGTTAATGGTCAGGTTGAGTGCAAGACTAACAAAACCGCTATCGAACTGAATGAAGAGTTGCACGCCAATAACTAA
- the dapE gene encoding succinyl-diaminopimelate desuccinylase — translation MSQYTPTIELAKDLISKNSVTPEDAGCQALICERLEKLGFVIEVLQFEEVTNFWARRGTESPVLAFAGHTDVVPTGPVENWDYPPFEPTIVGDMLYGRGAADMKGSIAAFVTACERFIQDNPNHTGSIAFLITSDEEGPAKNGTVKVVETLESRGEKIDWCLIGEPSSTKTLGDVIKNGRRGSLHGDLIVKGTQGHVAYPHLAENPVHTAIPALLDLSTEVWDEGNEFFPATSFQITNLKAGTGATNVIPGEKEIIFNFRFSTELTVDMIKERVHAILDKHNFDYALEWNLSGLPFLTAAGPLVDASVAAIREVTGIDTELSTSGGTSDGRFIAPTGTQVLELGPLNATIHKVNECVSVSDLDTLSTIYQGILDRLLGHTE, via the coding sequence ATGTCTCAATACACGCCCACCATTGAATTAGCCAAAGATCTGATCAGCAAAAACTCGGTTACTCCTGAAGATGCCGGATGTCAGGCGCTTATCTGTGAGCGACTTGAGAAACTTGGCTTTGTAATCGAAGTACTGCAGTTTGAAGAAGTCACCAACTTCTGGGCGAGAAGAGGCACTGAAAGCCCAGTCTTAGCATTCGCAGGTCATACCGATGTGGTTCCGACAGGTCCTGTTGAAAACTGGGACTACCCACCTTTTGAGCCCACTATCGTTGGCGATATGCTTTATGGTCGTGGTGCTGCAGATATGAAAGGTAGTATTGCAGCATTTGTTACTGCGTGTGAGCGCTTTATCCAAGATAACCCCAATCATACTGGTTCGATTGCATTTTTGATCACAAGCGATGAAGAAGGACCGGCTAAAAATGGTACCGTTAAAGTCGTTGAGACACTTGAAAGCCGCGGTGAGAAAATAGACTGGTGCCTGATCGGAGAACCATCCAGCACAAAAACACTTGGAGATGTGATTAAAAATGGGCGTCGTGGTTCGCTTCATGGCGACCTTATTGTAAAAGGCACCCAAGGCCATGTTGCTTACCCGCATCTAGCAGAAAACCCTGTGCATACTGCCATTCCAGCGCTGCTAGATCTATCGACTGAAGTATGGGATGAAGGAAACGAATTCTTCCCGGCCACCTCGTTTCAGATAACCAACCTCAAAGCTGGCACCGGCGCGACCAATGTCATCCCCGGGGAAAAGGAGATCATATTTAACTTCCGCTTCTCGACAGAGCTAACCGTTGATATGATCAAAGAGCGGGTGCATGCAATTCTCGACAAACATAACTTTGATTATGCGCTCGAATGGAACCTCAGCGGCCTACCATTCTTAACTGCAGCCGGCCCTCTAGTTGACGCCTCTGTTGCGGCGATTCGTGAAGTCACCGGCATAGATACCGAACTATCAACTTCAGGTGGAACCTCAGATGGCCGCTTTATTGCGCCGACAGGTACTCAAGTGCTGGAGCTTGGACCGTTGAACGCGACCATTCACAAAGTGAACGAGTGTGTGAGCGTGAGCGATCTAGATACCTTATCTACGATCTACCAAGGCATTTTGGATAGACTACTAGGGCATACCGAATGA
- a CDS encoding putative RNA methyltransferase — translation MTEVGSLICPVCSLSLTRANKQFICDNNHQFDVAKQGYVNLLQPQHKKSKQPGDSPEMVEARYRFLDKGYYGAISDQLNQLLLQDLSAKITTNPCYRVTDAGSGEGYYTQRLEHFLTSHAPSTESNPSAQKIEIIGFDIAQKAVKASCRRSKSIQWVTATSSHIPVADHSQDAVLSLFSRIVPEEFSRILKQDGVLYVASTGPNHLIELRRQLYQDVKQVAYNPTSTLAGSFIPLDQHLSSHIHYQVDIDNTQAINDLLLMTPHYWRATEDAKESLQRLDSLSVTIDIMLTGYRLCPQ, via the coding sequence ATGACAGAAGTGGGTTCGCTAATCTGTCCTGTCTGCAGCCTCTCGCTTACTCGAGCAAACAAACAGTTCATTTGCGATAATAATCACCAGTTTGACGTAGCCAAACAAGGCTACGTCAACTTGCTGCAGCCACAGCACAAGAAGAGCAAGCAGCCAGGCGATAGCCCAGAAATGGTAGAAGCCCGTTATCGCTTTCTAGATAAAGGATATTACGGTGCCATATCCGATCAACTAAACCAGTTACTGCTTCAAGACTTGTCAGCAAAAATCACTACTAACCCATGTTATAGGGTCACAGATGCGGGCAGTGGTGAAGGTTATTATACTCAACGACTTGAGCACTTTTTAACCTCGCACGCGCCATCAACAGAGTCGAACCCTTCGGCCCAAAAGATAGAGATAATTGGTTTTGATATCGCTCAAAAAGCGGTAAAAGCTTCATGCCGACGCAGCAAGTCGATTCAGTGGGTTACAGCTACGTCAAGCCATATTCCTGTAGCTGACCACTCTCAAGATGCAGTTCTCAGTCTATTCTCAAGAATTGTTCCTGAAGAGTTTAGCCGTATTCTTAAACAAGATGGAGTCTTATACGTTGCCTCTACTGGGCCAAACCACCTGATCGAGCTGCGTCGCCAGCTTTACCAAGATGTTAAGCAGGTCGCCTATAACCCAACATCAACTCTTGCTGGGTCGTTTATACCGCTAGACCAACATTTAAGCTCGCATATTCATTATCAGGTAGACATTGATAACACCCAAGCCATCAATGACCTGCTGCTGATGACACCTCATTATTGGCGCGCAACAGAAGACGCTAAAGAGTCACTACAAAGATTAGATTCACTCTCTGTTACCATTGATATTATGTTAACGGGTTACCGTTTATGCCCTCAATAA
- a CDS encoding SlyX family protein, which produces MNTEDRLIELETKMAFQEDLLQDLNDVVARQEQQLEKLWQANRLLKSQLDTVHSAVGEASNEAPPPHY; this is translated from the coding sequence ATGAACACCGAAGATCGACTGATTGAACTAGAAACCAAAATGGCCTTCCAAGAAGACCTGCTACAAGATTTAAACGACGTAGTGGCTCGGCAAGAGCAACAACTTGAAAAACTCTGGCAAGCTAACCGATTGTTAAAAAGTCAACTAGACACAGTACATAGCGCAGTGGGAGAAGCTAGCAACGAAGCGCCTCCTCCACATTATTAG